One genomic segment of [Pasteurella] aerogenes includes these proteins:
- the tyrA gene encoding T-protein, with product MEALNELRNEIDKLDRELLNLFAKRLELVKQVGEVKHQYGLPIYVPERENAMLQARRQEAENIGVPADLIEDVLRRLMRESYSREHHLGFKTVNEAIKKIVIVGGNGKLGSLFSRYLSASGYNVTALDRDDWNQAETILSGADVVIVSVPIDQTLQTIERLAPYLSEQTLLADLTSVKRAPLAKMLEVHQGPVLGLHPMFGPDIASMAKQVVVRCDGRYPEQYQWLLAQMQIWGAKIYQVAAEDHDQSMTYIQALRHFATFTSGLHLSKQPVQLSQLLALSSPIYRLELAMIGRLFAQDAALYADIIMDKPENLAVIKSLKQSYEESLAFFEQGDRQGFIDCFNQVHAWFGEYSEQFLKESRQLLQQANDGR from the coding sequence GTGGAAGCATTAAACGAACTTCGAAATGAGATTGACAAGCTGGATCGTGAATTATTGAATTTATTTGCGAAACGTTTGGAATTGGTAAAACAAGTTGGGGAAGTTAAACACCAATACGGATTGCCGATTTATGTGCCGGAACGCGAAAATGCGATGTTGCAAGCACGTCGTCAGGAAGCGGAAAACATCGGTGTACCGGCAGATTTGATTGAAGATGTATTGCGTCGTTTAATGCGCGAATCTTATTCCAGAGAGCATCATTTAGGTTTTAAAACGGTAAATGAAGCGATTAAGAAAATCGTGATTGTGGGCGGAAACGGAAAGTTAGGCTCACTATTTTCCCGTTATCTTAGCGCATCAGGTTACAACGTCACAGCATTAGATCGTGATGACTGGAATCAGGCAGAAACAATCTTATCTGGCGCGGATGTGGTGATCGTTTCTGTTCCTATCGATCAAACCTTACAAACCATTGAACGTCTTGCTCCGTATTTATCGGAGCAAACCTTACTGGCGGATTTAACCTCAGTGAAACGGGCGCCATTGGCAAAAATGTTAGAAGTACATCAAGGACCTGTATTAGGATTACACCCAATGTTCGGACCGGATATTGCTAGCATGGCAAAGCAAGTAGTAGTACGTTGCGACGGGCGTTATCCAGAACAATATCAATGGCTTTTGGCACAAATGCAAATTTGGGGTGCTAAAATTTACCAAGTAGCAGCAGAAGATCATGACCAAAGTATGACCTACATTCAAGCTTTGCGTCACTTTGCCACTTTTACCAGCGGATTACACCTTTCCAAACAACCAGTGCAATTATCACAACTGCTGGCGCTATCTTCGCCGATTTACCGCTTGGAATTGGCAATGATCGGACGTTTGTTTGCTCAAGATGCAGCATTATATGCGGACATTATCATGGATAAACCGGAAAATTTAGCGGTGATAAAAAGCCTAAAACAAAGTTATGAAGAAAGTTTAGCCTTTTTTGAGCAAGGCGATCGACAAGGTTTTATCGACTGTTTTAACCAAGTTCATGCCTGGTTCGGCGAATATTCCGAACAATTTTTAAAAGAAAGTCGCCAATTACTGCAACAAGCGAATGATGGGCGTTGA
- the glf_1 gene encoding UDP-galactopyranose mutase, translating to MKEYDYLIVGSGLFGAVFAHEMTKHGKKCLILEKRSHIAGNVYTREIESIQVHEYGAHIFHTSNKKIWDYVNNFAEFNRYTNSPLANYKGKLYNLPFNMNTFYQLWGVKTPQEAQKKIDEQKQAYIHITDPKNLEEQALVLAGYDIYEKLIKGYTEKQWGRPATEIPAFIIRRLPFRFTFDNNYFNDTYQGIPIGGYTKLIENMISNIDIRLNTNYLENKAHWDLLADKIVYTGKIDEFFEYCYGKLDYRSLRFEHEILDTDNFQGNAVVNYTEIHIPFTRIIEHKHFEFGQQSKTVITKEYSQEADLNNEAYYPINDDKNQKIYQQYYQLSKKSKNFIFGGRLAEYKYYDMHQVIEKALDCVENEIGR from the coding sequence ATGAAAGAATATGATTATTTAATTGTTGGAAGTGGTTTATTTGGTGCTGTTTTTGCTCATGAAATGACGAAACATGGCAAAAAATGTCTTATTTTAGAAAAAAGATCACATATTGCAGGTAATGTTTATACTCGAGAAATTGAGAGTATTCAAGTTCATGAATATGGCGCCCATATATTTCATACTAGCAATAAAAAAATTTGGGATTATGTAAATAATTTTGCTGAATTTAATCGTTATACGAATTCTCCTTTGGCAAATTATAAAGGAAAACTATATAACTTACCATTTAATATGAATACGTTTTATCAATTGTGGGGTGTGAAGACACCACAAGAGGCTCAGAAAAAAATTGATGAACAAAAACAAGCATATATACATATTACTGATCCTAAAAATTTAGAAGAACAAGCATTAGTGTTAGCTGGTTATGATATATATGAAAAGCTAATTAAAGGTTACACAGAAAAACAATGGGGAAGACCTGCTACAGAAATTCCAGCTTTTATTATTCGGCGCTTACCATTTCGATTTACTTTTGATAATAACTATTTTAATGATACTTATCAGGGAATTCCTATCGGTGGCTATACTAAACTCATAGAAAATATGATTTCTAACATTGATATTAGGTTAAATACTAATTATCTAGAAAATAAAGCACATTGGGACTTGTTAGCAGATAAAATAGTTTATACAGGGAAAATTGATGAGTTTTTTGAATATTGTTATGGAAAACTTGATTATAGAAGTTTACGTTTTGAACATGAAATTTTAGATACGGATAACTTTCAAGGTAATGCAGTAGTAAATTACACGGAAATTCATATCCCGTTTACTCGCATTATTGAGCATAAGCATTTTGAATTTGGTCAACAAAGTAAAACTGTTATTACTAAAGAATATTCTCAAGAAGCGGATCTCAATAATGAGGCATATTACCCCATTAATGATGATAAAAATCAAAAAATATATCAGCAATATTATCAATTATCTAAGAAATCTAAAAATTTTATTTTTGGTGGTCGATTAGCTGAGTACAAGTATTATGATATGCATCAAGTTATTGAGAAAGCATTAGATTGTGTGGAAAATGAAATAGGGAGATAG
- the cdd gene encoding cytidine deaminase, whose protein sequence is MKHISTKIQTGLCQLENPQLATDLWHILEEQHFQGFLPHFSVEHLCQKYQLTTQQLALTLLPIAACYANPTISHFSVGAVVRGESGNLYFGANQEFCTTHIQQTIHAEQSAISHAWMRKETQLTDISVNYTPCGHCRQFMNELNSAETLRIHLPHSLNNTLQRYLPDAFGPNDLDIKQRLLGPTESALHYDTQDPLIQTALNAANASHAPYSNSRHGVAIQLQDGQIFHGSYAENAAFNPSLPAMQVALNYLLLNGNEVDNIARAVLVEQPLNLSYYQMAKEVLGYLCEVPLEVINL, encoded by the coding sequence ATGAAACATATCTCAACGAAAATTCAAACCGGACTTTGTCAACTGGAAAATCCTCAACTTGCCACGGATCTTTGGCACATTCTCGAAGAACAACATTTTCAAGGATTTTTACCGCACTTTAGTGTCGAACATCTTTGCCAAAAATATCAATTGACTACACAACAACTGGCATTGACGTTATTACCGATCGCAGCCTGTTATGCCAACCCGACAATATCCCATTTTAGCGTTGGTGCAGTGGTTAGAGGAGAGAGCGGGAATTTATATTTTGGTGCCAATCAGGAATTTTGTACAACCCATATTCAGCAAACCATCCACGCAGAGCAAAGCGCGATTTCTCATGCTTGGATGCGCAAAGAAACTCAACTAACGGATATCAGCGTAAATTACACGCCTTGCGGACATTGTCGCCAATTTATGAATGAATTGAATTCCGCAGAGACATTGCGTATTCATTTACCACATAGCCTCAACAATACGTTGCAGCGTTATTTGCCAGATGCATTTGGTCCGAATGATTTAGATATTAAACAGCGTTTACTCGGACCTACGGAAAGTGCTTTGCATTATGACACTCAAGATCCGTTAATCCAAACTGCGCTTAACGCTGCCAATGCTTCCCATGCGCCTTATTCGAATAGTCGTCATGGCGTCGCAATTCAGTTGCAAGACGGACAAATTTTCCATGGCAGTTATGCAGAAAATGCCGCCTTTAATCCAAGCCTGCCGGCAATGCAAGTTGCTCTAAATTATTTATTGCTTAACGGTAATGAAGTCGATAATATTGCCCGTGCTGTCCTTGTGGAACAACCGTTAAATTTAAGCTATTACCAAATGGCAAAAGAGGTATTAGGGTATTTGTGTGAGGTTCCTTTGGAAGTGATTAATTTATGA